In Bradyrhizobium sp. CCBAU 051011, the following are encoded in one genomic region:
- the lptC gene encoding LPS export ABC transporter periplasmic protein LptC, which yields MNSIQNPAYATGMEARFAAAARHSRMVRMLRVAVPTAVALAMAVVIYIAIFNPFKITELAKLPVDISNLVVSGTKITMETPHLAGFSTDQRPYELWAKAAVQDLANPDHVELRTLRAKVMMEDKSTVTMDARTGFFDSKQQMLDLRKDIFLQSSTGYEAKLSQAYVDINKGSVTSDEHVDVKLLNGTLTADRLRIINSGEVVRFEGNVVMNLIMESPPAPEPEPEPAPPPKTRSVTGKSANTK from the coding sequence GTGAACTCGATACAGAATCCAGCCTATGCCACCGGAATGGAGGCCCGCTTTGCGGCGGCCGCCCGCCATAGCCGGATGGTGCGGATGCTGCGGGTTGCGGTTCCCACGGCCGTGGCGCTGGCAATGGCCGTCGTCATCTACATCGCCATCTTCAACCCGTTCAAGATTACGGAGCTGGCGAAGCTGCCCGTCGACATCAGCAATCTCGTGGTGTCAGGCACCAAGATCACGATGGAAACGCCGCACCTCGCCGGCTTCTCCACCGATCAGCGCCCTTACGAATTGTGGGCCAAGGCGGCGGTCCAGGATCTGGCCAACCCCGACCACGTCGAGCTCAGGACGTTGCGGGCCAAGGTCATGATGGAGGACAAGAGCACGGTGACGATGGACGCCCGCACCGGATTTTTCGACAGCAAGCAGCAGATGCTGGACCTGCGCAAGGATATCTTCCTGCAATCCTCCACCGGCTATGAGGCGAAGCTGTCGCAGGCCTATGTCGATATCAACAAGGGTTCGGTGACGTCGGACGAGCATGTCGACGTCAAATTGCTGAACGGGACGCTCACCGCTGATCGGCTGAGGATCATCAACAGCGGCGAGGTCGTGCGTTTCGAAGGCAATGTCGTGATGAACCTGATCATGGAAAGCCCTCCGGCGCCTGAGCCCGAACCGGAGCCTGCGCCGCCGCCCAAGACGCGGTCCGTTACCGGCAAGTCGGCCAACACGAAATGA
- a CDS encoding LptA/OstA family protein → MMQLFSRSFAAAALALALTASGNVFAQGAMSGVPNAMQGFSQNRDQPIQIEAASLEMRDKKKEATFAGNVKVVQGDTTMTSKSLVVFYDSGSDQAAPQPAAPKGSKSGSMQSATPGPGGSSSIRRLEAKGSVVVTQKDQVVTGETAIFDTRANLITMVGGVVLTQCKNVLRGDRLKVDMTTGVSRVESDSGKVQGMFIQGENCGSGSGGAKQAPVAIPSLIPGKK, encoded by the coding sequence ATGATGCAGTTGTTCTCGCGCAGTTTTGCGGCAGCCGCGCTTGCGCTCGCCTTGACCGCCTCCGGTAACGTCTTCGCGCAAGGCGCGATGTCAGGCGTGCCGAATGCGATGCAGGGCTTTTCGCAAAACCGCGATCAGCCGATTCAGATCGAGGCGGCCTCGCTCGAGATGCGCGACAAGAAAAAGGAGGCGACCTTCGCCGGCAACGTGAAGGTCGTGCAGGGCGACACCACCATGACCTCGAAGTCGCTGGTGGTGTTTTACGATTCCGGCTCGGATCAGGCCGCGCCGCAACCCGCCGCACCGAAGGGATCGAAATCCGGATCGATGCAGTCTGCGACTCCCGGACCCGGCGGCAGCTCGTCGATCCGCCGGCTGGAAGCCAAGGGCTCCGTCGTGGTGACGCAGAAGGATCAGGTCGTGACCGGCGAGACCGCGATCTTCGACACCCGGGCCAACCTCATCACCATGGTGGGTGGCGTGGTGCTGACCCAGTGCAAGAACGTGCTCCGCGGCGACCGCCTCAAGGTCGACATGACCACCGGCGTGTCGCGGGTCGAATCCGACAGCGGCAAAGTGCAGGGCATGTTCATCCAGGGTGAGAATTGCGGGTCCGGCTCAGGTGGGGCGAAGCAGGCGCCGGTTGCCATACCGTCGCTGATCCCCGGTAAAAAATAA
- the lptB gene encoding LPS export ABC transporter ATP-binding protein: MVDLLGMFRRRPAKRGAPGFARSREDITALGDSFGDMMTSPVRDAPPMARAASLPGLDLPQSEPDVEPPREERPRSRAQAPRPKSNVKANGGEAPRLIKRPGFLAVHSVEKSFGTRQVVRGVSIYVRRGEAVGLLGPNGAGKTTVFYMITGLIKADRGAIELDGHDVTKLPMYQRARLGIGYLPQEASIFRGLTVEQNIRAVLEVVEPNRKKREAELNSLLDEFNITRLRKSPSIALSGGERRRVEIARALATRPNYMLLDEPFAGIDPIAVGDIQDLVRHLTNRGIGVLITDHNVRETLGLTDRAYIVYAGQILTEGSPEEIVNDPDVRRLYLGEEFRL, encoded by the coding sequence ATGGTGGATTTACTCGGCATGTTCCGTCGACGCCCCGCGAAACGCGGCGCACCTGGCTTTGCGCGCTCGCGCGAGGACATCACGGCGCTCGGCGATTCCTTCGGTGACATGATGACGAGCCCGGTGCGCGATGCGCCGCCGATGGCGCGTGCCGCCTCACTGCCCGGGCTGGACTTGCCGCAGTCCGAGCCCGACGTCGAACCGCCGCGCGAAGAGCGGCCACGTTCGCGGGCTCAGGCGCCGCGGCCCAAGTCCAACGTCAAGGCCAATGGCGGCGAAGCGCCACGCCTGATCAAGCGGCCCGGTTTTCTTGCGGTGCATAGCGTGGAAAAGAGTTTCGGCACGCGCCAGGTCGTGCGCGGCGTCAGCATCTATGTCCGCCGCGGCGAGGCGGTCGGCCTGCTCGGTCCGAACGGCGCCGGCAAGACCACGGTGTTCTACATGATCACCGGCCTGATCAAGGCGGACCGCGGCGCCATCGAACTCGATGGCCACGACGTGACGAAACTGCCGATGTATCAGCGCGCGCGGCTCGGCATCGGTTACCTGCCGCAGGAAGCCTCGATCTTCCGCGGCCTGACCGTGGAGCAGAACATCCGCGCCGTGCTTGAGGTTGTCGAACCCAACCGCAAGAAGCGCGAGGCCGAACTCAACTCGCTGCTCGATGAGTTCAACATCACCCGCTTGCGGAAATCGCCTTCGATCGCGCTGTCCGGCGGCGAGCGGCGCCGCGTCGAAATTGCACGCGCACTGGCGACGCGTCCGAACTACATGCTGCTCGACGAGCCCTTTGCCGGCATCGATCCGATCGCGGTCGGCGACATTCAGGACCTGGTCCGCCACCTCACCAACCGCGGCATCGGCGTCCTGATCACCGACCACAATGTGCGCGAAACGCTCGGCCTGACCGACCGCGCCTATATCGTCTATGCCGGGCAGATCCTGACCGAGGGCAGCCCGGAAGAGATCGTCAACGATCCGGATGTACGCCGCCTTTACCTTGGCGAGGAATTCCGGCTGTAG
- the rpoN gene encoding RNA polymerase factor sigma-54, with the protein MALTQRLEFRQSQSLVMTPQLMQAIKLLQLSNLDLSAFVEEELERNPLLDRASDGPEPPVAGEPAAEGAEFSDPGSYGEDGGGDASDMGTSPGSEAFEPGQEDWLNSDLGSRTEIEQTLDTPLDNVFSEEPAEAAARAAQDAAPTAYTEWGGGASNDDDYNLEAFVAAEVTLGSHLAEQLAVAFSAPAQRMIGQYLIDLVDDAGYLPPDLGQATERLGASQADVDAVLSVLQKFDPPGVCARNLSECLAIQLRELNRYDPAMQALVENLDLLARRDIAALRKLCGVDDEDITDMIGEIRRLDPKPGLKFGSARTQTMVPDVYVRPGPDGGWHVELNSDTLPRVLVNQVYYTELSKTIRKDGDKSYFSDCLQNATWLVRALDQRARTILKVATEIVRQQDGFFTHGVAHLRPLNLKAVADAIQMHESTVSRVTANKYMATNRGSFELKYFFTASIASADGGEAHSAEAVRHHIKQLIDAEAPSAILSDDTIVERLRESGIDIARRTVAKYREAMRIPSSVQRRRDKQSMLGNALSAPATSSDRSRDTAPA; encoded by the coding sequence ATGGCGCTGACGCAGAGATTAGAGTTCCGCCAGTCGCAGTCGCTGGTGATGACGCCGCAATTGATGCAGGCGATCAAGCTGCTGCAATTGTCGAATCTCGACCTGTCGGCCTTCGTCGAGGAGGAGCTGGAACGTAATCCGCTGCTGGATCGCGCCAGCGACGGCCCCGAACCCCCGGTTGCGGGCGAACCGGCCGCCGAGGGGGCCGAGTTCTCCGATCCCGGCAGCTATGGCGAGGATGGCGGCGGCGATGCCTCCGATATGGGCACCAGCCCGGGGAGCGAGGCCTTCGAGCCCGGCCAGGAGGACTGGTTGAACAGCGACCTCGGCAGCCGCACCGAGATCGAGCAGACCCTCGACACCCCCCTCGACAATGTCTTTTCCGAGGAGCCCGCGGAAGCCGCCGCGCGCGCCGCGCAGGATGCAGCACCCACCGCCTACACCGAATGGGGCGGCGGCGCCTCCAACGACGACGACTACAATCTGGAAGCCTTCGTTGCCGCCGAGGTGACACTCGGCAGCCACCTCGCCGAACAGCTCGCGGTTGCGTTCTCTGCGCCGGCGCAGCGCATGATCGGACAATATCTGATCGACCTTGTCGACGATGCGGGCTACCTGCCGCCGGATCTTGGGCAGGCGACCGAACGCCTCGGCGCCTCGCAGGCCGACGTCGATGCCGTGCTCTCCGTACTGCAGAAGTTCGATCCGCCCGGCGTCTGCGCGCGGAATTTGAGCGAGTGTCTTGCGATCCAGCTCCGCGAACTCAACCGCTACGACCCTGCGATGCAGGCGCTGGTGGAAAATCTCGACCTGCTCGCGCGGCGCGACATTGCCGCTTTACGCAAATTGTGCGGCGTCGACGATGAAGACATCACCGACATGATCGGCGAGATCCGGCGTCTCGATCCGAAGCCCGGCCTCAAATTCGGCTCGGCACGGACGCAGACCATGGTGCCCGACGTCTATGTGCGGCCGGGCCCGGACGGCGGATGGCATGTCGAGCTCAACAGCGACACCTTGCCGCGCGTGCTGGTCAATCAGGTCTATTACACCGAGCTGTCGAAGACGATCCGCAAGGACGGCGACAAATCCTACTTCAGCGACTGCCTGCAGAACGCGACCTGGCTGGTCCGCGCGCTCGATCAGCGCGCCCGCACCATTCTGAAGGTCGCCACCGAAATCGTCCGCCAGCAGGATGGCTTCTTCACCCATGGCGTCGCGCATCTGCGGCCGCTGAATCTGAAAGCAGTGGCGGACGCGATCCAGATGCACGAATCGACGGTCTCGCGAGTGACCGCCAACAAATATATGGCGACCAATCGCGGCAGCTTCGAACTGAAATATTTCTTCACCGCCTCGATAGCGTCGGCCGATGGCGGCGAGGCGCATTCGGCGGAGGCGGTCCGTCACCACATCAAGCAATTGATCGACGCGGAAGCCCCGAGCGCGATCCTCTCCGACGACACGATCGTGGAACGATTGCGTGAATCCGGCATTGATATTGCCCGCCGCACGGTCGCGAAATACCGCGAGGCCATGCGTATTCCTTCCTCGGTCCAGCGCCGCCGTGACAAACAGAGCATGCTCGGTAACGCACTTTCCGCTCCCGCCACCTCCTCCGACCGGTCCCGCGACACGGCCCCAGCCTGA
- the hpf gene encoding ribosome hibernation-promoting factor, HPF/YfiA family — protein MTLRISGKSISVGEALRSRVSERTDEVLRKYFDGNYSGHITLSKDGFGFRTDCALHLDSGITLEADSNATDAYASADQALLMIEKRLRRYKSRLKDRSARKAYAASAALAEIDTPSLDAPSYVIEAPAEGDEEVTSYSPVIIAEATTSLKRLSVSEAVMELDLTGASCIVFQHGSSGRVNIIYRRTDGNVGWVDPPAVTP, from the coding sequence ATGACCCTTCGAATCTCCGGCAAAAGCATCAGCGTCGGCGAGGCGCTTCGTTCGCGCGTCAGCGAGCGCACCGATGAGGTTTTGAGGAAATATTTCGACGGCAACTATTCCGGCCACATCACGCTGAGCAAGGATGGCTTCGGCTTCCGCACCGATTGCGCGCTGCACCTTGATTCGGGGATTACGCTGGAGGCCGATTCCAACGCCACCGACGCCTATGCCAGCGCCGACCAGGCGCTGTTGATGATCGAGAAGCGCCTGCGCCGCTACAAGAGCCGGCTCAAGGACCGCTCGGCCCGCAAGGCCTATGCGGCCTCCGCGGCGCTGGCGGAGATCGACACCCCGTCGCTGGACGCGCCAAGCTATGTGATCGAGGCGCCGGCCGAAGGCGACGAGGAGGTCACCTCCTACAGCCCCGTCATCATTGCCGAGGCGACCACGTCGCTGAAACGGCTTTCGGTCAGCGAGGCGGTCATGGAACTCGACTTGACCGGGGCCTCCTGCATCGTATTCCAGCACGGGTCCAGCGGCCGGGTGAACATCATTTACCGCCGGACGGACGGCAATGTCGGCTGGGTCGACCCCCCGGCGGTTACCCCATGA
- the ptsN gene encoding PTS IIA-like nitrogen regulatory protein PtsN, whose protein sequence is MTITDLVAPEAILPALKVISKKQALQELAARASALTGQNERSVFEVLLQREKLGTTAVGYGVAIPHGKLPKLEKLFGLFARLERPIDFEAMDGQPVDLIFLLLAPEGAGADHLKALARIARLLRDVDVAKKLRASRDAQAIYSVLALPPASAA, encoded by the coding sequence ATGACGATTACCGATCTGGTCGCACCCGAGGCGATTCTCCCCGCGTTGAAGGTCATCAGCAAGAAGCAGGCGCTGCAGGAACTCGCGGCGCGCGCTTCTGCCCTGACCGGCCAGAACGAACGCTCGGTGTTCGAGGTGCTGTTGCAGCGGGAGAAGCTCGGCACCACCGCCGTCGGCTACGGCGTCGCCATTCCGCACGGCAAACTGCCGAAACTGGAAAAGCTGTTCGGGCTGTTCGCCCGGCTCGAGCGCCCGATCGATTTTGAGGCGATGGACGGCCAGCCGGTCGACCTGATCTTCCTGCTGCTGGCCCCGGAAGGCGCGGGCGCCGATCATCTGAAGGCGCTGGCGCGAATCGCCCGCCTGCTGCGTGACGTTGACGTCGCCAAGAAGCTGCGCGCCTCGCGCGACGCCCAGGCGATCTATTCAGTGCTGGCACTGCCGCCAGCGAGCGCGGCCTAG
- a CDS encoding methyl-accepting chemotaxis protein — MTLRLTISRAILIFGLVTALGLGAVIATSVYGLSQLKVGGPLYNQIKLGNDLIADILPPPEYVIEAYLEATLVLHDPAKLAAHRDRLAQLKKEYDERRDFWVKSDLDPVLKTKLVDKSDGEVKRFWTAIQEGLLPALAKGDSAAAAKSYAEITARYTAHRAIIDDIVKQTNDQNAATEVAATERVSTFTWVLWGVSAVVFLIIGAGIFGVAFGVIRPIAQMTSVMKGLAGGDLAVSVPALSRDDEVGAMARAVQVFRDNALRVQSMESEQVNLKQKAEGDRKAAMQQMADGFDAAIGKIIQTVSTASSELESSAGQLTKTAEVTQVLSATVASASEQSSANAQSAAAAAEEMASSVSEISRRVQDSHKISCEAVSQVEQTNARIADLAQSASRIGEVVKMISAVAEQTNLLALNATIEAARAGEAGRGFAVVASEVKALAAQTAKATEEISEQIGQMQSATNQSVSAIQEIGGTIGRIAEISQAIAAAVEEQGATTQEISRNVQQAAQGATQVAGSITDVNRGATDTGAASTHVHGLARSLLAQSNHLKGEVEKFLSTVRAA; from the coding sequence ATGACGCTGCGGCTGACGATTTCGCGCGCGATATTGATTTTCGGATTGGTTACCGCCTTGGGTCTCGGTGCCGTAATTGCCACCAGTGTTTACGGGCTGTCACAGCTCAAGGTCGGTGGCCCGCTCTACAACCAGATCAAGCTCGGCAACGATCTCATTGCCGATATCCTGCCGCCGCCGGAATATGTCATCGAAGCCTATCTCGAGGCGACCCTCGTGCTGCACGATCCGGCGAAGCTTGCGGCACATCGTGACCGGCTTGCGCAGCTCAAGAAGGAATACGACGAGCGGCGCGATTTCTGGGTCAAATCCGATCTTGACCCCGTGTTGAAGACGAAGCTGGTCGACAAATCCGACGGCGAAGTGAAACGCTTCTGGACCGCGATCCAGGAGGGCCTGTTGCCCGCGCTCGCCAAAGGCGACAGCGCTGCGGCTGCGAAATCCTATGCCGAGATCACGGCGCGTTACACCGCGCACCGCGCCATCATCGACGATATCGTCAAGCAGACCAACGACCAGAATGCGGCGACCGAAGTCGCGGCGACGGAGCGCGTCAGCACCTTCACGTGGGTGCTGTGGGGCGTCTCTGCCGTGGTGTTCCTTATCATCGGCGCCGGCATTTTCGGCGTGGCCTTCGGCGTCATTCGTCCGATCGCGCAAATGACTTCGGTCATGAAAGGCCTTGCCGGCGGCGATCTCGCTGTCTCGGTCCCGGCGCTCAGCCGCGATGACGAAGTGGGTGCGATGGCACGCGCGGTTCAGGTGTTCAGGGACAACGCGCTGCGCGTTCAGTCGATGGAATCGGAGCAGGTGAACCTGAAACAGAAGGCGGAAGGCGACCGCAAGGCCGCGATGCAGCAGATGGCTGACGGATTCGATGCTGCGATCGGAAAAATCATCCAGACCGTATCGACCGCCTCATCCGAACTCGAATCGTCGGCCGGACAACTGACCAAGACCGCCGAAGTGACCCAGGTGCTTTCGGCAACCGTTGCCTCCGCATCGGAGCAATCCTCGGCCAACGCGCAATCCGCCGCAGCCGCCGCGGAAGAGATGGCGTCATCGGTGTCGGAGATCAGCCGCCGGGTGCAGGACTCGCACAAGATATCGTGCGAGGCGGTCAGCCAGGTCGAGCAGACCAATGCGCGCATCGCCGATCTCGCCCAATCCGCCAGCCGGATCGGCGAAGTGGTCAAGATGATCAGCGCGGTCGCGGAGCAGACCAATCTGTTGGCGCTGAACGCCACGATCGAGGCGGCGCGGGCCGGCGAGGCGGGACGCGGATTTGCGGTTGTCGCCTCCGAGGTCAAGGCGCTGGCCGCGCAGACGGCGAAAGCGACCGAGGAGATCAGCGAGCAGATCGGCCAGATGCAGTCGGCGACCAATCAGTCGGTGTCGGCGATCCAGGAAATCGGCGGCACGATCGGCCGCATCGCGGAAATCTCGCAGGCGATCGCAGCAGCCGTGGAAGAGCAGGGCGCCACGACGCAGGAAATCTCGCGCAACGTGCAACAGGCGGCGCAGGGTGCCACCCAGGTCGCGGGCAGCATCACCGACGTCAACCGCGGCGCGACCGACACCGGCGCTGCCTCGACGCATGTGCACGGGCTGGCCCGCTCGCTGCTCGCACAGAGCAACCATCTCAAGGGCGAGGTGGAGAAATTCCTCTCCACCGTTCGCGCGGCGTAA
- a CDS encoding DUF1150 domain-containing protein, translating into MSDVSVTFESEKVSVEALAHLGEGHIAYVKQVRSEDVPGLFPQAPKIAPGLKLFALHAADGTPIMLTDSREAAIANAWSNELQAVSVH; encoded by the coding sequence ATGAGTGACGTGAGTGTGACCTTCGAATCCGAAAAGGTTTCCGTTGAAGCGCTGGCCCATCTAGGTGAAGGCCACATCGCCTACGTGAAACAAGTCCGTTCCGAGGATGTGCCGGGACTGTTTCCGCAGGCGCCGAAAATCGCGCCAGGGCTGAAACTGTTCGCGCTGCATGCCGCCGACGGCACCCCGATCATGCTGACCGACAGCCGGGAAGCTGCGATCGCCAACGCATGGAGCAACGAGCTTCAGGCCGTTAGCGTGCATTGA
- a CDS encoding Hsp20 family protein encodes MSRVPSLSSPFLLGFDEIERALDRVVKGADGYPPYNIERCDRANGQPERLRITLAVAGFTRDQLDVTTEENQLVIRGRQQDDKARQYIHRGIAARHFQRTFVLAEGMLVLGADLKNGLLSIDLARPEPERVVKTIAINEHE; translated from the coding sequence ATGTCTCGTGTTCCTTCGTTATCCAGTCCGTTCCTGCTTGGGTTCGACGAAATTGAGCGTGCGCTCGATCGCGTCGTCAAAGGCGCCGACGGTTATCCTCCCTACAACATCGAGCGGTGCGACCGCGCCAACGGCCAGCCCGAACGGTTGCGCATCACGCTGGCGGTGGCGGGTTTTACCCGCGACCAACTCGATGTGACCACTGAGGAAAACCAGCTCGTGATCCGGGGCCGCCAGCAGGACGACAAGGCCCGGCAATACATCCATCGCGGCATCGCCGCGCGCCACTTCCAGCGTACCTTCGTGCTGGCGGAGGGGATGCTGGTGCTGGGCGCGGATCTGAAGAACGGGCTGCTGTCGATCGATCTTGCCAGGCCGGAGCCTGAAAGGGTCGTTAAGACAATAGCTATCAATGAGCACGAATAA
- a CDS encoding sn-glycerol-3-phosphate import ATP-binding protein UgpC yields MANVTLRNVRKTYLGGFEAIKGIDFEVGDGQFCVLVGPSGCGKSTLLRMVAGLETITGGEIDIGGRVVNQIEPADRDIAMVFQNYALYPHMSVYNNMAYGLRNRRMPEGEIKTRVTEAARILELSAMLDRKPRQLSGGQRQRVAMGRAIVRQPKVFLFDEPLSNLDAKLRIAMRVEIRKLQRRLSTTSIYVTHDQLEAMTLADILVVMNGGQVEQIGNPLEIYQKPATTFVASFIGAPPMNLMPLRSDELKSQLANDARIGDAGILGIRSEDFVITNETVTGGVALGLTVEAIERVGAETFVYGTRQKEEQGVAATPGELPPGEIIVRIPGAVGPAIGERIRAVAASDKLHLFTADGRKRVGD; encoded by the coding sequence ATGGCCAACGTCACGCTTCGCAACGTCCGCAAAACCTATCTTGGTGGCTTCGAGGCCATCAAGGGCATCGATTTCGAGGTCGGCGACGGCCAGTTCTGCGTGCTGGTCGGCCCTTCCGGCTGCGGCAAGTCCACGCTCTTGCGCATGGTGGCGGGGCTGGAGACCATCACCGGCGGCGAGATCGATATCGGCGGGCGCGTCGTCAACCAGATCGAGCCGGCCGACCGCGACATCGCGATGGTGTTCCAGAACTACGCGCTCTATCCGCATATGAGCGTCTACAACAACATGGCCTACGGTCTGCGCAACCGCCGCATGCCCGAGGGCGAGATCAAGACGCGCGTCACGGAAGCCGCCCGCATCCTCGAACTTTCGGCAATGCTCGACCGCAAGCCGCGGCAATTGTCCGGCGGCCAGCGCCAGCGCGTGGCGATGGGCCGCGCCATCGTGCGGCAGCCGAAAGTGTTTCTGTTCGACGAGCCGCTGTCTAACCTCGACGCCAAGCTGCGTATCGCGATGCGGGTCGAAATCCGCAAATTGCAGCGCCGCCTTTCGACGACCTCGATCTACGTCACCCACGACCAGCTCGAGGCGATGACGCTGGCCGATATCCTCGTGGTCATGAATGGCGGCCAGGTCGAGCAGATCGGCAATCCGCTGGAGATCTACCAGAAGCCGGCGACCACCTTCGTCGCCTCCTTCATCGGCGCCCCGCCGATGAATCTGATGCCGCTGCGCTCGGACGAACTGAAATCGCAACTGGCCAATGATGCCCGCATTGGTGACGCCGGCATCTTGGGCATCCGGTCCGAGGATTTCGTCATCACGAACGAGACGGTAACCGGCGGCGTCGCGCTCGGCCTCACCGTGGAAGCGATCGAGCGCGTCGGCGCCGAAACCTTCGTCTACGGCACAAGGCAGAAGGAGGAGCAGGGCGTCGCCGCCACCCCGGGCGAACTGCCGCCGGGCGAAATCATCGTGCGGATTCCCGGCGCCGTCGGCCCCGCCATCGGCGAGCGAATCAGGGCGGTGGCAGCTAGCGACAAGCTGCATCTCTTTACCGCCGATGGACGGAAGCGAGTTGGCGACTGA
- the ugpE gene encoding sn-glycerol-3-phosphate ABC transporter permease UgpE, giving the protein MVEHRPLSDFIAYAILTLGVLIVAFPVYLALIASTHDAATVVGGHMPATPGSQTLENYYRAIFVGGSRTSREPVANMLINSFVSAIGIAVGKIFISILSAYAVVYFRFPFRKTAFWIIFITLMLPVEVRIYPTYKVVADLRMLDTYAGLILPLIASATGTLLFRQFFMTVPDELLEASRIDGAGPFRFFWDTLLPLSVTTMAALFVIQFIYGWNQYLWPLLITTQDSMQTIVIGIKKMLVTTDELAEWQLAMATTVLAMLPPVAVVIFMQRLFVRGLVQTEK; this is encoded by the coding sequence ATGGTCGAGCACCGTCCCCTGAGTGATTTCATCGCCTACGCCATCCTGACGCTGGGCGTGCTTATCGTCGCCTTCCCGGTCTATCTCGCGCTGATCGCCTCGACCCATGACGCCGCGACCGTGGTCGGCGGCCATATGCCGGCAACGCCCGGCAGCCAAACGCTGGAAAACTACTACCGAGCCATCTTTGTCGGCGGCTCGCGCACTAGCCGCGAGCCGGTCGCCAACATGCTGATCAATTCCTTTGTCTCGGCGATCGGCATTGCCGTCGGCAAGATTTTTATCTCGATCCTGTCGGCTTACGCGGTGGTCTACTTCCGCTTTCCCTTCCGCAAGACAGCGTTCTGGATTATCTTCATCACGCTGATGCTGCCGGTGGAAGTTCGTATATATCCAACCTACAAGGTGGTCGCTGATCTCCGCATGCTCGACACCTATGCCGGGCTGATCCTGCCGCTGATCGCGTCCGCCACCGGCACGCTGCTGTTCCGGCAATTCTTCATGACCGTGCCCGATGAACTGCTGGAAGCTTCGCGGATCGACGGCGCCGGCCCGTTCCGCTTCTTCTGGGATACGCTGCTGCCGTTGTCGGTCACGACCATGGCGGCACTGTTCGTGATCCAGTTCATCTATGGCTGGAATCAATATCTCTGGCCGCTTCTGATCACCACGCAGGATTCGATGCAGACCATCGTGATCGGCATCAAGAAGATGCTTGTGACCACCGATGAGCTTGCCGAATGGCAGCTCGCGATGGCGACGACGGTCCTTGCCATGCTGCCGCCGGTCGCGGTGGTCATATTCATGCAGCGGCTGTTCGTGCGCGGCCTGGTCCAGACGGAGAAGTAA
- the ugpA gene encoding sn-glycerol-3-phosphate ABC transporter permease UgpA translates to MEKSTVFNNRLLPYLLLLPQLVITVVFFYWPASQAIWQSFLREDAFGLVSEFVGLENYQALFAQPEYYKAMLTTVIFSTLVAALSLSIALLFATQADKNLKAGGPYKTLMIWPYAVAPAVAGVLWFFMFQPSLGMLSRPLRGMGIDWNPLLNGNHAMTLVVMASVWKQISYNFLFFLAGLQAIPRSVIEAGAIDGARPMRRFWTIVFPLLSPTTFFLLVVNIVYVFFDTFGIIDAVTGGGPAGATTTMVYKVYADGRLGGDLGGSAAQSVVLMVIVIALTAVQFRYVERKVQY, encoded by the coding sequence ATGGAAAAGTCCACCGTCTTCAACAACCGCCTGCTGCCTTATCTGCTGCTGCTACCGCAGCTCGTCATCACGGTTGTCTTCTTCTATTGGCCCGCAAGCCAGGCGATCTGGCAATCCTTCCTGCGCGAGGACGCGTTCGGCCTCGTCTCCGAGTTCGTCGGGCTGGAAAACTATCAGGCGCTGTTCGCTCAGCCGGAATACTACAAGGCGATGCTGACGACGGTGATCTTCTCGACGCTGGTCGCCGCACTCTCGTTGTCCATCGCGCTGCTGTTCGCGACGCAAGCCGACAAGAATCTCAAGGCGGGCGGCCCTTACAAGACGCTGATGATCTGGCCCTATGCGGTGGCGCCGGCGGTGGCCGGCGTGCTCTGGTTCTTCATGTTCCAGCCCTCGCTCGGCATGCTCTCCCGCCCGCTGCGCGGCATGGGCATTGACTGGAATCCGCTGCTCAACGGCAACCACGCCATGACCCTGGTGGTGATGGCGTCGGTGTGGAAGCAGATCTCCTACAATTTTCTGTTCTTCCTGGCCGGCCTGCAGGCGATCCCGAGGAGCGTGATCGAGGCCGGCGCCATCGACGGCGCCCGTCCGATGCGCCGCTTCTGGACCATCGTCTTCCCGCTGCTGTCGCCGACGACGTTCTTCCTGCTGGTGGTCAACATCGTCTATGTCTTCTTCGACACGTTCGGCATCATCGACGCCGTCACCGGCGGCGGACCTGCCGGCGCCACCACCACCATGGTCTACAAGGTCTACGCCGATGGCCGTCTCGGCGGCGACCTCGGCGGCTCGGCCGCGCAATCGGTCGTGCTGATGGTCATCGTGATCGCGCTGACCGCGGTCCAGTTCCGCTATGTCGAACGCAAGGTGCAGTACTGA